A single region of the Nicotiana sylvestris chromosome 6, ASM39365v2, whole genome shotgun sequence genome encodes:
- the LOC138870472 gene encoding uncharacterized protein, translated as MAEELKKLTSRVQGVEGGKRIKGLNYKDLCIQPNVELPEGYKPPKFKMFDGTGDPRVHLRTYCDKLVGVRKDKKIQMKLSMRSVIGDTLSWYISQDPKKWSNWVSMASDFMDRFRFNTKNALNVFYIQNLKKKPTKTFCEYATRWRSEAAKVRPTLDKEQMNKFCVRAQDLQYYERLMVIENYKFSNIIKLGERIEEGIKSGMVTNFKALQATNKSLQSSSISKKKDTGRVMSPSTRQNYPRSRPNFDRKPPRQYIAIAEPIDQLYEKLNAAGYVTPIPIVAVENPSQWVNPNKTCAYHSSMKGHTINECGTLKDKI; from the exons atggctgaggaactcaagaaattgacaagtcgagttcagggtgtcgaaggaggtAAAAGGATAAAAGGATTGAACTACAAAGACTTGTGCATACAACCGAacgtagaactgccagagggttacaaacctcccaagttcaagatgtttgatggtacaggtgatcccagggttcatctaaggacctattgtgacaaacttgtcGGGGTCAGAAAGGATAAAAAGATCCAAATGAAGCTTTCCATGAGGAGTGTTATAGGAGAtactttgtcttggtacatcagccaggaccCTAAAAAATGGTctaactgggtgagtatggcatccgacttcatggaccgattcaggttcaacacaaaaaatgcGCTAAATGTCTTCTACATCcaaaatctcaagaagaagcctaccaagactttctgcgagtatgctactcgttggaggtcggaagcggccaaggtcaggccaacATTGGacaaggaacagatgaacaagttctgcgtcagagcacaggatctgcaatactatgaaaggttgatggttattgaaaactataaattctctaatatcatcaaacttggggaacggatcgaagagggcatcaaaagtggAATGGTAACAAACTTCaaggcattacaggccacaaacaagTCATTACAATCAAgcagcatatcaaagaagaaagacacGGGGAGAGTGATG tcaccttcaactcgccaaaattatccaagatcacgacccaattttgaccgcaaaCCACCAAGACAATACAttgctattgctgaacccatcgaccaactatatgaaaAGTTGAATGCCGCTGGTTACGTCACTCCTATTCCCATTGTGGCAGTGGAGAATCcctctcaatgggtcaacccaaacaaaacttgtgcatatcactctagtatgaaggggcacaccattaaCGAGTGcggaacattgaaagataagatatAG